The genome window CCGTCATTTTTTTGAAACTCGTTTTTGGTCACTGGCTAGAAAAGAAGTTCAACAAATTTTTACCAATAAACAAATCATATTTCTGCTGGTTTTTCCGCCAACTCTCCAACTTTTACTCCTCGGATTCGCCCTGAACCCAAATCTCACTGAAATCAGTTTAGGCGTGGTCGATTATTCACAGACTCAAGATAGTCGAGAGTTAGTTTCTTCCTTAACAGAAAATGATACGTTCGATGTCACGTTCAACACAATTCAAGAAGAGCAACTGGTGCAACAAGTTCGTACCGGAAAAGTTACCAGCGGTGTGATTATTCCTCCGGATTTTAGAGAAAAGATCCTTGAAAATAAAACAGCAGATATTCAAGTTTTAATTGATGGTGTTGATGCCAATACAGCTCAAATTACGAGAGGATACATACAACAAATCATTAGAAATTATAACCGGCAAATTAAGAGCACTGCTGCTACACTTCCGCTCAATACAGAAGTGATCTTTTTATATAATCCCGGTTTAATTAGTAGTTGGTTTTTTGTTCCTGGAGTAATGGGGTTAGTGCTGACTTTAACGGGTTCCCTCGTTTCTTCAGTTACAGTAATTCGAGAAAAAGATGTCGGAACACTGGAACAATTATTAATGACTCCCGCCTCTGCTTGGGAAATTTTACTTGCAAAAATTACACCTCTATTTACATTAATAATGGGAGATTTTTTACTAGCTTCGACGATTGGTTGGCTGGTTTTCAAGCTTCCGTTTCGAGGAAACTATTTATGGTTTTTAATCTTTTCTGCCATTTATATATTTGTAGTCATTGGCTTAGGACTATTATTAGCAACATTATCCAAAACTCAACAACAAGTCGTGCTAATTTCTTTCTTTTTCAATGTTCCTCTCATTCAGCTTTCGGGGGCAATTGCACCGATTGAAAGTATGCCACCATTATTTCAATTTCTTTCTTTGGCTGACCCGATGCGCCATTACATCGCGATCGCGCGCCACCTCATCCTAAAAGATGTGGGAATTGGACCTCTGTTACCCAATGTAATCGCCTTAATTTTCTTTGCTCTTCTCTTACTCGGAATTAGTATTAACCGTTTTCGTCGTCAGTTAACTTAATCAATCAACGACCGGGCAATCAAATCAGAGTTATTCAAGATCCATTTTCAATCACTCCGGTCGCTTCTTAACTGAAGCAACTTGGTCAGCGGAGAAGATCAATGAGGGTTGTTTAAACGATGGCAAAAGCTTACTTTTAGATATAGAATTATATCAGCATGGTGATTCATGATCCGAAGGCAAAGAAGAAAAGGGCGAAAGTTCTGGGCTTGCAAGTGGTTGAGGCTCCTTCTCCCTAGTTTAAGTTTCTGGAGAGTTACCAAATGAAACATTTGAGTCAAATTGATCCTTTTCTGGAAGGAAGAAAAACGCCTTCTCCTGAAGAAAGAAAGAAACTCTATCAGCAAAAAGCCCAACAAATCCAGGAACAAAAAGCCCAACAATTGCGGGACATTCAGTTAATGGAGGGAGTTATTTTACTACCTAATGCTAAAGAAATTATTTACTCGTGAGCGCTGTGACTAAACAGTTTAAAGTAAGTAGAAACGAAAAATTCTTTTAGAGGAAATAATAAATAGGTCAAAGGATTAATCGTTACAATAATATTACGAAAATCACGCATTGCTAAGTTCACAATTTGTTTAGCGACCCAAGATGCAGACATTACACCAATCGGATTCAAATTACTTTTAAAGGGTCCTAAAATTAATTTACGAATGACACAAGGTGAATCTAAACGACGCAGCGTCACTAAATCCCCTAAGGTTCGTTTGGAAAGCTCATAAAGGGGACTAACTGCTGGACTCACTTCTGCTTCCGAGGTATTCACCCAAATTTCTTTACGCACTTTGTCTTCATTCGTGCGAATCGTCTTTAAAAACGCTTCCAGCAAGCGCCAACTCGAAAAAGCATTAACTTGATAAGACCGATCAATGGCTGTTTCTGTTCTTTCGCCGTGAACATTAATGCCATGATTCAAGATTAAAATATCAATTTTTTCTAGAGACTCAGCCAGATCATGTTCTTTCCCATTTTCCCAAGTGAGGGGATGAATTTCGGTGCCATCTTTGAGGACAATCGGTTCGGTTTTAGAACTCAAAGCCGTTACTTTCGCCCCGCGATCGCGCAGTGTTGTTAATAGGGCTTTTCCTAAAGTTCCCGAGGCGCCGGTCACTGCTACCCGTTTGCCTTTTAGGGAAAGAGCAGTCCCCACTAATTTATCCACAATTGTAAACGTACTGCAATAGTAAGCCTTCTGATTATCAAAATGGTGTCGCCAATGATACGGACGATTCACTCGCCACTGACCGGGAAGCGTGGTAAAAGTTCCCGGACGATGGGTCAGATCAGTCAGTTCATCCGCATAGGCTAAACCACTGCCCCGTGCCATTGCGCTTAACAAAAATCCCCCGGTGTAAACCGTTCCTGTCCAGGCAACCCAGTCCGAAACCAATAGCGCCGGCAATAAACTCCCTACTAACATCACACCACATTCGGGGACATCATTTTGCCATTGGGAACGCCGATATAAATTTTCATCAGCCACACTTAAATCAGGGCGAAATACCCGATGATGGATCTGATGTAACCGATATAGCGGCTTCCAAAAATGCGACAATAGATGATAACTATCTCGAACTAATTCCACCCAAACCACACTCATTAGCGCGATCGCGCCCCATCTTAACCATTCCATTAACATTTTTTTGAAACCTAAAAAATTAAGCTATACTCCCAACAATAGTGTTGCGCTTTGATTTTTAATAACAGTTAAGTTTTATTATCTAAAGTTAAGATAGAACTAAGACAACTCTCCTGTCAATCATTACCCCCTAACCTGTATGCCACAAAATTCCTGGACAGACAATAATTCTTACGAAGAGTTTAATCCGATAGAAGCCCTCCTATCAGAATGGTCTGATGCAGAAACAGAAGAAGAAGAATGGAGTAGCGATTTTTTCCAAGGTTTAGGGGGAAGACGCTGGAAAGCAGCGGTAACTTTGATGATGGTTTGGGGCACCACGATTGCTCTCCATCTGATTTCCTGGGGATCCTGGCTCGTCCTCGCGATTACCAGCTTACTGACCTTACAAGTAGCACGTCTGCTGTTCAGTCGTCCTGTCACGCCACCCACTGCTTTAGCCGATCAAGATTTGCCAAGCGCACCGGTGGTTTCTATTTTAGTGGCGGCGAAGAATGAAGAAGCAGTCATTACCAGTCTTGTGGAAAGCCTTTGCAATCTTGACTATCCTCAAGACAAATATGAAATTTGGTTCATTGATGACCATAGTACAGACAAAACACCGGCTTTATTAGATCAGTTATCGCGGCAATATCGTCAACTGAAGGTGCTGCATCGCCCGGCAAATGCGGGCGGCGGCAAATCAGGCGCCCTCAATCAAGCCCTGACACTGAGTAAAGGGGAAATTGTAGCGGTCTTCGATGCGGATGCCCAAATTCCCCCAGATATTTTACGAAGGGCGGTTCCCTTTTTTAATACAGAAAGCATTGGCGCTGTGCAAGTGCGTAAAGCCATTGCCAATGCGGGACTCAACTTTTGGACGAAAGGACAACAAGCGGAAATGGCACTGGATAGCTATTTTCAACAGCGTCGCATTGGTTTAAGGGGAATTGGTGAATTACGAGGGAATGGTCAGTTTGTTCGCCGTAGCGCCCTTGCTAGCTGCGGGAAATGGAATGAACAAACGATTACCGATGATCTGGACCTCACCATTCGCTTACATTTAGATGAATGGGAAATTGGGTTTGTCAATGACCTGAGTGTGAAAGAAGAAGGAGTTACCAGCGCGATCGCGCTTTGGCATCAACGCAATCGTTGGGCAGAAGGCGGGTATCAACGCTATCTCGACTATTGGCGTTGGATTATCCGCAACCGCATGGGATTTGGGAAAACCCTTGACCTCAGCGCATTTTTACTCTTCCAATATTTGCTGCCTACGGCGGCGCTTCCTGATCTACTGATGGTCTGCTTGCGCCAAGGACCCCCTCTCTATTTACCGGCGACGAGTATGATGTTTACTTTGTCAATTTGGGGGATGTTCCAAGGACTGAGAGGAACGCAACCTCACGACAGCGAAGCCAAACTGACGCCTTGGCAACTCATTGGGGAAACGCTACGCGGAACCCTTTACATGATTCACTGGTTGCTCATTATCCCCAGTATGACGGCTCGTCTTGCCGTTCGTCCCAAAAAGTTGAAGTGGGTCAAAACCTCCCATCAAGGCGAAGAAAAACAACACCAATATGAAACTTAAAGCTGCTTTTGGTACTCCTCAAGCAGTTCCATTAAATCACTCACGGCATGGGAAGGGAGTAAGTCCAGTAAAGGAAGCTGGGTCCGTCCTTCCCCCAGTTTGACAGAAACTCGTTTCAGGATATCTTCGACTTGTTCCGTCGTCAGACTTTTATTTTCCAGTAGGGGATACACCTGTTCCGCAACGGTAGTATGCAGATGGGCATCGGACAAATAGAGATGCCACTTAGCCACATCAATGTAAATTTTATCGCCAATTTCAGCAGCGAGGGCTTCAATTTCTCGGGTGGGGTTAGAGTTAGCCATCGGATTTTTTGGGTTGAGTCGAATAGTCCGCGATCGCGCTAATGTAGACGAAATGTAATGCTAAAATTGCCAACCAGCTTAACGTTAGCCAAAGGGTCCATTGCCAGTCTGCTTGATTCAGTTGCTTAAAGAACCATGATCCAGAGTTGATGAGCGTAAAAACAGCAACATGAACCGCAAAATTGATTCGGTCTTCTAGTTTCCGGTAAGCGGGATCTTGACGGGTGGGTTTACGGGGCCAACGCGGCGGCATAAGCAAGTATTTTCCAGAACCTACAAAACTATACTATCATTATTGAAGAAGCGATTGTTGGATTACACACTTGCATAATAAGGGAGACTTATGACTGCCAACACCATAATTTTTAATGCTGCTGTTTTATCATTTACATTGATTTTAGTTGGCTTGGCTTGGGGCTTTTTGCTACTCAAAATTCAAGGCAATAGTGCTGAATAAATTTTGAAGTCGTCCGTACTCCGCTTTGATATAACAGAGCTTGCGGATGACCGTTGGTAAATCAAATCTCATCAGCCAAGGCAATGATCGGTTATTAGTTATTTTTTATTCGTTGTTAGTGGTTTTTTATACTTAACAAGCAACGTTTAAATAGTAACTAATAACTTATTATTAATGATTTACTAATTTGCCATTGATTCTTAGGCAAATCCTGGCTCTCAATTAATAACAGCTCAGGCTTCTCCCTTGCCGATAAAAAGAGAACAATATGTGATGTAAAATTATGTCTGAATCTATCCCGACCATTGA of Cyanobacteria bacterium GSL.Bin1 contains these proteins:
- a CDS encoding glycosyltransferase codes for the protein MPQNSWTDNNSYEEFNPIEALLSEWSDAETEEEEWSSDFFQGLGGRRWKAAVTLMMVWGTTIALHLISWGSWLVLAITSLLTLQVARLLFSRPVTPPTALADQDLPSAPVVSILVAAKNEEAVITSLVESLCNLDYPQDKYEIWFIDDHSTDKTPALLDQLSRQYRQLKVLHRPANAGGGKSGALNQALTLSKGEIVAVFDADAQIPPDILRRAVPFFNTESIGAVQVRKAIANAGLNFWTKGQQAEMALDSYFQQRRIGLRGIGELRGNGQFVRRSALASCGKWNEQTITDDLDLTIRLHLDEWEIGFVNDLSVKEEGVTSAIALWHQRNRWAEGGYQRYLDYWRWIIRNRMGFGKTLDLSAFLLFQYLLPTAALPDLLMVCLRQGPPLYLPATSMMFTLSIWGMFQGLRGTQPHDSEAKLTPWQLIGETLRGTLYMIHWLLIIPSMTARLAVRPKKLKWVKTSHQGEEKQHQYET
- a CDS encoding PetM of cytochrome b6f complex subunit 7, with amino-acid sequence MTANTIIFNAAVLSFTLILVGLAWGFLLLKIQGNSAE
- a CDS encoding bifunctional sterol desaturase/short chain dehydrogenase; translated protein: MLMEWLRWGAIALMSVVWVELVRDSYHLLSHFWKPLYRLHQIHHRVFRPDLSVADENLYRRSQWQNDVPECGVMLVGSLLPALLVSDWVAWTGTVYTGGFLLSAMARGSGLAYADELTDLTHRPGTFTTLPGQWRVNRPYHWRHHFDNQKAYYCSTFTIVDKLVGTALSLKGKRVAVTGASGTLGKALLTTLRDRGAKVTALSSKTEPIVLKDGTEIHPLTWENGKEHDLAESLEKIDILILNHGINVHGERTETAIDRSYQVNAFSSWRLLEAFLKTIRTNEDKVRKEIWVNTSEAEVSPAVSPLYELSKRTLGDLVTLRRLDSPCVIRKLILGPFKSNLNPIGVMSASWVAKQIVNLAMRDFRNIIVTINPLTYLLFPLKEFFVSTYFKLFSHSAHE
- a CDS encoding ABC transporter permease translates to MNLIRHFFETRFWSLARKEVQQIFTNKQIIFLLVFPPTLQLLLLGFALNPNLTEISLGVVDYSQTQDSRELVSSLTENDTFDVTFNTIQEEQLVQQVRTGKVTSGVIIPPDFREKILENKTADIQVLIDGVDANTAQITRGYIQQIIRNYNRQIKSTAATLPLNTEVIFLYNPGLISSWFFVPGVMGLVLTLTGSLVSSVTVIREKDVGTLEQLLMTPASAWEILLAKITPLFTLIMGDFLLASTIGWLVFKLPFRGNYLWFLIFSAIYIFVVIGLGLLLATLSKTQQQVVLISFFFNVPLIQLSGAIAPIESMPPLFQFLSLADPMRHYIAIARHLILKDVGIGPLLPNVIALIFFALLLLGISINRFRRQLT
- a CDS encoding DUF3181 family protein, whose protein sequence is MANSNPTREIEALAAEIGDKIYIDVAKWHLYLSDAHLHTTVAEQVYPLLENKSLTTEQVEDILKRVSVKLGEGRTQLPLLDLLPSHAVSDLMELLEEYQKQL